A single Dreissena polymorpha isolate Duluth1 chromosome 14, UMN_Dpol_1.0, whole genome shotgun sequence DNA region contains:
- the LOC127858090 gene encoding glycosyl hydrolase YngK-like, producing the protein MLRIWLVSLIVQTRSCFAADFPWPAAEFRGVWVATVSNIDWPSSSHLSTHQQKLELGAIVDKFKSLNFNAIVFQVRTSGDALYNSSLEPWSTFLTGTQGHAPSPFYDPLEYLIGKAHAAGLEVHAWFNPYRARAGSTSRSGLAPNHMANRFPSHAHAYGTNLWMDPGSSEVQDHIVNVYIDVAKRYDVDGLHMDDYFYPYPVSGQDFPDTSTYHVYQNSGGKLAKADWRRSNVDTMINRLNREIHAVKPYLKFGISPFGIWKPGHPSGINGLSAYDSLYADAKLWMDRQWLDYIAPQLYWRIDPPAQSYPALLDWWCQQSTHGRHVYTGNAASNAVTKPDWSVQELLNQIQISRNKRNELSLGNIQYSAKYFMHNDKGISTNILSLYKSPVMTPPMPWLNVPVPDMPQVTGTGSSLSWAGDSTGHTYRVVVYRLYADIWEITSFLDAHTTSTTLAEGEYAVKAVNRAGMESNATIVHIKNGAFNIIG; encoded by the exons ATGTTGCGCATATGGTTGGTGTCTCTGATTGTGCAGACGCGATCTTGTTTTGCAGCAG attttccATGGCCAGCCGCCGAATTCCGTGGCGTATGGGTTGCAACGGTTTCTAACATCGACTGGCCATCATCGAGCCATCTCTCAACCCACCAGCAGAAACTG GAACTAGGTGCAATAGTGGACAAGTTCAAAAGCCTGAATTTCAACGCCATAGTGTTCCAAGTTCGAACCTCTGGCGATGCGCTGTACAACTCCAGTCTTGAACCATGGAGCACATTCTTGACAG GCACTCAAGGTCACGCTCCCAGCCCGTTTTACGACCCTCTTGAGTACCTCATTGGTAAGGCACACGCTGCGGGTTTAGAGGTCCACGCTTGGTTCAATCCATATAGGGCACGCGCCGGAAGTACGTCACGCAGCGGTCTGGCACCCAACCATATGGCAAATCGCTTCCCGTCACACGCGCATGCGTATGGAACTAATCTTTGGATGGACCCTGGTTCGTCAGAAGTTCAGGACCATATTGTAAACGTGTACATTGACGTGGCAAAACGATACGATGTAGATGGATTGCATATGGATGACTATTTCTATCCATATCCGGTCAGTGGTCAGGATTTTCCAGACACAAGTACCTACCACGTTTACCAAAACTCTGGAGGTAAACTGGCAAAAGCTGACTGGAGAAGAAGCAATGTTGACACTATGATAAATCGTCTTAATCGGGAAATTCATGCCGTAAAACCATATTTGAAATTCGGCATAAGCCCTTTTGGCATATGGAAACCCGGCCATCCTTCTGGCATCAACGGTCTCTCTGCGTACGACTCTCTCTATGCCGACGCCAAACTGTGGATGGACCGTCAGTGGCTCGACTATATAGCCCCGCAACTCTACTGGAGGATAGATCCGCCGGCACAGAGCTATCCCGCTTTGCTTGATTGGTGGTGTCAGCAGAGCACCCACGGTCGTCACGTGTACACTGGTAACGCCGCGTCTAACGCCGTAACCAAGCCGGACTGGAGCGTACAGGAGCTGTTGAATCAAATTCAAATCTCCAGAAATAAAAGGAACGAGCTAAGTCTTGGAAATATTCAGTACAGTGCCAAATACTTCATGCACAACGATAAGGGCATTTCCACCAATATTCTGTCCTTGTACAAATCACCTGTAATGACGCCACCGATGCCATGGTTGAACGTTCCCGTACCAGATATGCCTCAAGTGACCGGAACCGGCAGCTCGCTAAGTTGGGCTGGGGATTCAACAGGGCACACATATAGGGTGGTTGTTTACAGGCTTTACGCTGACATTTGGGAGATAACTAGTTTCCTGGACGCGCACACGACATCGACCACGTTGGCGGAAGGAGAGTATGCCGTGAAAGCTGTAAACAGAGCGGGTATGGAGTCCAACGCCACCATCGTCCACATAAAGAATGGGGCTTTTAATATTATTGGTTAA
- the LOC127858525 gene encoding uncharacterized protein LOC127858525: protein MFQCLSGNGNKIKISFVRGFSGPPQFDSQWLPLRAQGGEHSQIVVSHGEVNGEVPRLVDIQLKLLDGANAGFVFKAIGNGERDDDGPTSYGGVIYIYNEQEVVVMVPQWKTNPYMGYAVHTATSPPHI, encoded by the exons ATGTTTCAGTGTCTTTCTGGCAACGGAAATAAAATAAAGA TTTCGTTTGTTCGTGGATTTTCCGGACCACCACAGTTTGACAGCCAATGGTTGCCGTTACGGGCCCAGGGAGGAGAACATTCTCAAATTGTTGTCTCCCATGGAGAGGTTAACGGAGAGGTACCCCGCTTGGTTGACATTCAGTTGAAATTGTTAGACGGAGCCAATGCTGGCTTTGTATTCAAGGCGATAG GTAACGGCGAGCGAGATGACGACGGGCCAACTTCATATGGCGGGGTCATTTACATTTACAACGAACAGGAGGTTGTCGTCATGGTACCGCAATGGAAAACCAACCCATATATGGGATACGCCGTGCACACTG